In Leptospira congkakensis, one DNA window encodes the following:
- a CDS encoding LIC13255 family lipoprotein, translated as MKIFFQKVWFLILCTSLSFQCIQNREDLFYSPIEGNQKTFEAYTLKNSACGREKLPGTLFLSRVKIDDLKLCFRAIELTDCVTWNTEGYTPGSCKAIGTSFR; from the coding sequence ATGAAAATATTTTTTCAAAAGGTGTGGTTCCTAATTCTCTGCACCAGTTTATCTTTCCAATGCATTCAAAATCGAGAAGATTTGTTTTATTCGCCAATAGAAGGTAATCAAAAAACTTTTGAGGCTTATACATTGAAAAATTCTGCCTGTGGTCGTGAAAAACTTCCAGGTACTCTTTTCCTGAGTCGTGTCAAAATAGATGATCTAAAACTTTGTTTTCGCGCAATTGAACTTACTGATTGTGTGACGTGGAATACGGAAGGATATACCCCAGGATCTTGTAAGGCAATTGGAACGAGTTTTCGATAG
- a CDS encoding motility protein A: MDIATVIGLALGAALMLLGVVSGGLALTDLIDIPSVMITFGGAAAATIISFPWTSTIGVGAVTKKAFQNPPSDLPGLITTLVSFSEKARREGLLALEDDINELPEEFLKKGIQLVVDGTDPELVRNIMETEIGNTATRHAYGRSWWDAYAGFAPGFGMLGTLVGLVGMLKNLGGGDASAIGQGMATALITTLYGSLAQNLFAAPIVRKLTRRSEDELVIKQVMVEGTLSIQSGDNPRIVKEKLASFLTPAERTALKDDGD; this comes from the coding sequence ATGGATATAGCTACAGTCATTGGTTTGGCCCTAGGAGCGGCCTTGATGTTACTTGGGGTTGTTTCGGGGGGTCTTGCACTAACCGACCTTATCGACATTCCCTCAGTAATGATTACATTTGGTGGTGCTGCCGCCGCTACGATCATTTCCTTCCCATGGACTTCTACTATTGGAGTGGGAGCAGTTACTAAAAAAGCCTTCCAAAATCCTCCCTCAGACTTACCAGGACTCATTACGACACTAGTTAGTTTTTCTGAAAAAGCACGTCGTGAAGGTTTACTTGCCTTAGAAGATGATATCAACGAACTTCCTGAAGAATTTTTAAAGAAGGGAATCCAACTCGTAGTGGATGGAACTGACCCTGAACTTGTTCGAAATATTATGGAAACCGAAATTGGGAACACGGCCACAAGGCATGCTTATGGTCGCTCTTGGTGGGATGCTTACGCTGGTTTTGCGCCAGGGTTCGGGATGCTTGGGACCCTTGTGGGTCTTGTGGGGATGTTAAAGAACTTAGGTGGTGGGGACGCGAGTGCCATTGGACAAGGTATGGCGACAGCTCTTATTACCACATTATACGGGTCACTTGCTCAGAACTTATTTGCAGCACCGATTGTTAGAAAACTAACACGACGATCAGAAGATGAACTTGTGATCAAACAAGTCATGGTGGAAGGAACTTTATCCATTCAATCTGGGGATAACCCACGAATTGTAAAAGAGAAACTTGCAAGTTTCTTAACTCCTGCAGAACGAACTGCATTGAAAGACGACGGAGATTAA
- a CDS encoding zinc-binding dehydrogenase yields the protein MTEWDEMKAVTILKYDESEPQLELREKEIPTPKDNEVRIKIHLSPINPSDLMFIRGLYGFKKKAPVSAGFEASGIVDAVGTAIKTLKVGMNVSCVAPQNDGSWSEYMITTEDNCLPLVDGVSLDEGSSFFVNPMTAWAMVSKCSKEGHPAMIQTAAASALGKMVVRLCKERGIPLINVVRKKEQEDSLLEIGAENILNSTSPNYQKDLFKISKKLNATYAIDAVAGETAQSLVECMPYGSKVVCYGALSEKPFAVNSGIILFQNKKVEGFWLSSWIYEIGLEEFQKQAKEAQKFLKTVFQTKINKRFKFEEYKEGLEFYKQHMTEGKVVFGP from the coding sequence ATGACTGAATGGGACGAGATGAAAGCAGTCACCATCCTAAAATACGACGAATCCGAACCTCAATTGGAACTCCGTGAAAAAGAAATTCCAACACCAAAAGATAACGAAGTCAGGATCAAAATCCACCTTTCTCCGATCAATCCTTCTGACCTCATGTTCATCCGTGGGCTCTATGGATTCAAAAAGAAAGCACCGGTATCCGCTGGATTTGAAGCCAGTGGAATTGTAGATGCCGTAGGTACTGCGATCAAAACTCTGAAAGTAGGAATGAACGTATCCTGCGTGGCCCCTCAAAACGATGGATCTTGGTCAGAATATATGATCACCACCGAAGACAACTGTTTGCCGTTAGTGGATGGTGTGAGTCTTGATGAAGGATCTAGTTTTTTTGTAAACCCAATGACTGCTTGGGCAATGGTATCCAAATGTTCCAAAGAAGGCCATCCCGCAATGATCCAAACTGCAGCAGCAAGTGCCCTTGGCAAAATGGTGGTTCGACTTTGTAAAGAACGTGGAATCCCATTAATCAATGTTGTGCGAAAGAAAGAACAAGAAGATAGTCTTTTAGAAATTGGAGCAGAAAACATTTTAAACTCCACTTCTCCCAACTACCAAAAAGATTTATTCAAAATCTCTAAAAAACTAAATGCTACATATGCCATTGATGCTGTGGCAGGGGAAACAGCACAATCTCTTGTAGAGTGTATGCCTTATGGATCTAAGGTAGTTTGTTACGGAGCTCTATCGGAAAAACCATTTGCTGTCAATTCTGGAATCATTTTATTCCAAAACAAAAAAGTGGAAGGGTTTTGGTTGTCTTCCTGGATTTATGAAATTGGATTAGAGGAATTTCAGAAACAAGCCAAAGAAGCACAAAAATTTCTAAAAACTGTTTTCCAAACAAAAATCAACAAACGTTTTAAGTTTGAAGAATACAAAGAAGGTTTGGAGTTTTACAAACAACATATGACCGAAGGGAAGGTAGTATTTGGTCCGTAG
- the motB gene encoding flagellar motor protein MotB, translated as MAKKEKCPECIQKVPEFMATYGDMVTLLLCFFILLYTTGKTDAKEMQIILSAFKSTTGFFTGGQTLSKGSLEEMGMQIESLPSQVVGRNLSKAKKDAHEVFKPEVEAGKVRISENERGLVISLVGADYFYPGSAIMTPSIRETLRKAAGLIKGLERFVRVEGHSDDDAVNPVNRPGREEREYINNWDLAGARAINATVFMINSEEIEPSWFQAVSFGSYRPLVLENEGTPEAKAFNRRVDIIILTEKSTKRAPGESKYGLPDTRLPNTETNVEGEF; from the coding sequence ATGGCTAAGAAAGAAAAATGTCCTGAGTGCATCCAAAAAGTTCCCGAGTTCATGGCAACTTACGGGGACATGGTGACACTTCTCCTTTGTTTCTTTATCCTTTTGTATACAACGGGTAAAACGGATGCAAAGGAGATGCAGATCATTTTATCTGCCTTCAAATCCACTACAGGATTTTTCACCGGTGGACAAACACTATCGAAAGGATCTTTGGAAGAGATGGGAATGCAAATTGAGTCCCTTCCTTCTCAAGTAGTAGGACGTAACCTTTCCAAAGCAAAAAAAGATGCACATGAAGTATTTAAACCAGAAGTAGAAGCAGGAAAAGTTCGAATTTCTGAAAACGAAAGAGGACTTGTCATTTCGCTTGTGGGTGCTGATTATTTTTATCCAGGTTCCGCGATCATGACACCCTCTATTCGTGAGACATTACGAAAAGCAGCAGGTCTTATCAAAGGACTCGAACGATTTGTTCGCGTGGAAGGACATAGCGATGATGATGCTGTGAATCCAGTGAATCGTCCCGGTCGTGAAGAACGTGAATATATCAATAACTGGGATTTGGCGGGAGCAAGGGCAATCAATGCTACCGTTTTTATGATCAATTCAGAAGAAATTGAACCAAGTTGGTTCCAAGCTGTAAGTTTTGGATCCTACAGACCTCTTGTATTGGAAAATGAAGGTACACCGGAAGCCAAAGCTTTCAACCGTAGAGTGGATATCATCATCCTAACCGAGAAGTCTACTAAACGTGCGCCAGGGGAAAGTAAGTATGGTTTACCTGACACTCGTTTGCCGAACACTGAAACAAATGTAGAAGGAGAATTTTAA
- a CDS encoding acyl-CoA desaturase, which produces MNSSPSTVEPVAKNQAPLLFLILFFMVQATILTVFTVPFAWSLVWLAIGSYFLRMFGITAAYHRYFSHASFKTSRVFQFVLAWIGAMAMQKGPLWWAAHHRNHHKYSDTEKDIHSPSRKGFWYSHMFWFLRNDYNEYEPKLIPDFYKYPELRLLDKYHWIAPLSYAVLLYLVGGWAWLVYGYAVSTFFLGHATWTINSLSHVYGSVRYDSRDTSKNNLWLALLTMGEGWHNNHHYYCSSVNQGFYWYEVDVSYYILKTLSLFGIVWDLKKPPKKVLEEGLLRDREQKESKRLLHSTKQTNKIKNKVGVLST; this is translated from the coding sequence ATGAATTCTTCTCCTTCCACGGTTGAGCCCGTTGCCAAAAATCAGGCTCCGTTACTTTTTCTAATTTTGTTTTTTATGGTTCAGGCTACGATCCTAACTGTTTTTACCGTTCCTTTTGCGTGGTCGCTCGTTTGGTTGGCGATTGGATCCTACTTCCTTCGGATGTTTGGAATCACTGCGGCTTACCATCGCTATTTTTCCCATGCCTCCTTCAAAACCTCTCGGGTTTTCCAATTTGTTTTGGCGTGGATTGGTGCCATGGCCATGCAAAAAGGTCCACTTTGGTGGGCGGCTCACCACAGAAACCACCATAAGTATTCGGATACAGAAAAGGACATCCATTCGCCAAGTCGGAAGGGTTTTTGGTATTCCCATATGTTTTGGTTTTTACGAAATGATTACAATGAATACGAACCAAAATTGATTCCCGATTTTTATAAATACCCCGAACTACGTTTACTTGATAAATACCATTGGATCGCACCACTTTCGTATGCCGTTTTGTTGTATCTAGTGGGTGGATGGGCTTGGCTTGTTTATGGATATGCAGTATCAACTTTCTTTTTAGGACATGCTACTTGGACCATCAATTCCCTCTCTCATGTGTATGGGTCGGTTCGTTATGATTCTAGAGATACTAGTAAAAACAATCTTTGGCTGGCTTTACTAACGATGGGTGAAGGTTGGCATAACAACCACCACTACTATTGTTCATCAGTTAACCAAGGTTTCTATTGGTATGAAGTGGATGTTTCTTATTATATTTTAAAAACACTCAGTTTGTTTGGAATTGTTTGGGATCTTAAAAAACCACCGAAAAAAGTATTAGAGGAAGGACTTCTACGCGACCGCGAACAAAAAGAATCAAAACGTTTGTTACACAGTACAAAACAAACCAACAAAATAAAAAATAAGGTGGGAGTTCTTTCGACTTAA
- a CDS encoding glycosyltransferase: MKVAIIHDWLTGMRGGEIVLDSLLKAFPEADLFTLFYSKGKLNDRIENRKITTTFTNNLPFKEKYYRYYLPVFPTAIESLDLKGYDVVISSSHCVAKGVIPHPDTFHLSYIHSPMRYVWDMYYDYFPGRKGFKFFLLQSIANYLRTWDAASANRVDYFTCNSHFVGRRIQKYYRRDYKIVYPPCLPQDFRVNDVSKDDYYLMVSAFAPYKKIDLAIEAFRENGKPLILVGGGQEEGKLVKNLPKNILWKKGLPRTEVVELYKKARGFIFPGMEDFGITPVESQAYATPVIAFGKGGALESVKEDRTGVFFKEQTVKSLNDAIQRAEKIHFKRGDFQNSINRFTEEKFVSEIRKVVDRHK; this comes from the coding sequence ATGAAAGTTGCAATTATACATGATTGGCTCACCGGTATGCGCGGTGGAGAAATAGTACTCGATAGTTTATTAAAAGCATTTCCAGAAGCGGATTTATTTACACTTTTTTATTCCAAAGGCAAACTAAACGATAGGATTGAAAATAGAAAGATCACAACAACTTTCACAAACAATCTTCCTTTTAAAGAAAAATACTATCGTTATTATTTACCGGTTTTCCCCACTGCCATTGAATCTTTGGATTTGAAAGGTTATGATGTAGTGATTAGTTCCTCACATTGTGTTGCCAAAGGGGTCATCCCTCATCCGGATACTTTTCATTTAAGTTATATCCATAGCCCAATGCGTTACGTTTGGGATATGTATTACGATTATTTTCCAGGCCGAAAAGGATTTAAGTTTTTTCTTTTACAATCCATTGCTAATTACCTTCGCACTTGGGATGCGGCTTCGGCCAACCGAGTGGATTATTTCACATGTAACTCGCATTTTGTGGGACGTAGGATTCAAAAATACTATCGCCGTGATTATAAAATTGTTTATCCACCATGTTTGCCCCAAGACTTTCGAGTGAATGATGTTTCTAAAGATGATTATTATCTGATGGTTTCAGCCTTTGCACCTTATAAAAAAATTGATCTCGCTATAGAAGCATTCCGCGAAAACGGAAAACCACTCATCCTTGTGGGTGGGGGGCAGGAAGAGGGGAAACTAGTCAAAAATCTTCCCAAAAACATCCTTTGGAAAAAGGGCCTTCCTCGTACGGAAGTGGTGGAACTCTACAAAAAAGCCCGCGGGTTTATTTTTCCAGGGATGGAAGATTTCGGGATCACCCCTGTTGAGTCGCAGGCCTATGCCACTCCTGTCATCGCCTTTGGGAAAGGAGGTGCCTTAGAATCGGTTAAAGAAGACAGAACCGGGGTATTTTTCAAAGAACAGACGGTAAAATCCTTAAATGATGCCATCCAAAGGGCAGAAAAGATCCATTTCAAACGCGGGGATTTCCAAAATTCCATCAATCGATTTACTGAAGAAAAATTCGTGAGCGAAATTCGAAAGGTAGTCGATAGACATAAATAG
- the kdsB gene encoding 3-deoxy-manno-octulosonate cytidylyltransferase, giving the protein MSDQILGVIPARYASTRLPGKPLALIGTKPMIQWTYHHASLSKSIHRLVVATDDKRIHDVVIAFGGESVLTSPDHPTGTDRIIEVAEKFPDYGIILNIQGDEPGMEPKLIDGVLDLKTKHRNWEMTTAAVPFTSTEDPKDPNKVKVVFDRNGRANYFSRSPIPASFKGEATYHRHLGIYAYEREFLMNYNHLPASDWETVESLEQLRALQNGSTIGVYLSDKANLGVDSPADLEVVIRDFKEKGLI; this is encoded by the coding sequence ATGTCCGACCAAATCCTCGGTGTGATCCCTGCTCGTTACGCGAGCACGAGACTTCCCGGAAAACCACTGGCCCTCATTGGCACAAAACCAATGATCCAGTGGACCTACCACCACGCATCCCTTTCTAAATCAATCCACCGTTTGGTGGTCGCCACAGATGACAAACGAATCCATGATGTTGTCATTGCTTTTGGCGGTGAGTCGGTTCTCACAAGTCCCGACCATCCTACAGGAACCGATCGTATCATCGAAGTGGCAGAAAAATTTCCTGACTACGGAATCATTCTCAACATCCAAGGCGACGAACCTGGGATGGAACCCAAACTCATCGATGGAGTTTTGGATTTAAAAACCAAACATAGAAATTGGGAAATGACCACAGCAGCTGTTCCCTTTACCTCCACAGAAGACCCAAAAGATCCTAACAAAGTAAAGGTGGTCTTTGACAGAAACGGCCGTGCTAATTATTTTTCTCGTTCACCCATCCCCGCTTCTTTTAAAGGAGAGGCAACCTATCATCGGCATTTAGGAATTTATGCCTATGAAAGAGAATTTTTAATGAATTATAACCATCTGCCGGCTTCCGATTGGGAAACGGTAGAATCTTTAGAACAACTTCGTGCTTTGCAGAATGGATCAACGATCGGGGTTTATCTTTCGGATAAAGCCAACTTGGGTGTGGATTCCCCTGCCGATTTAGAAGTGGTGATTCGGGATTTTAAAGAGAAGGGTTTGATTTAG
- a CDS encoding flagellar FlbD family protein gives MVILHRLKGAEFVLNADLIETIEANPDTIITLVNEKKFIVQEAVSEVLEKVVTYQTRIHGLPRVQQSRPEET, from the coding sequence TTGGTCATTTTACATCGACTCAAAGGTGCGGAGTTTGTTCTCAATGCAGATTTAATTGAGACCATCGAAGCAAATCCAGATACGATCATCACTCTTGTGAATGAGAAGAAATTCATTGTACAAGAGGCTGTTTCGGAAGTTTTGGAAAAAGTGGTAACCTATCAGACTAGGATCCATGGTCTCCCGCGAGTCCAACAGAGTAGGCCTGAGGAAACATAA
- a CDS encoding flagellar basal body-associated FliL family protein, whose product MGDREVDEEEGGLAEGSSASAGMSPIVKWLLYIAAAIFGIIIVTVISMFVAQKTATSVFKQQKNISLVKAPPPLEVYTFQEEFRVNTSDVGESHFVKLKMSLGFESGQPALSAELAARVAQMQNIINLVIARKTKDDLKSITNQLDLREELKAHLNHILTNGKIKEVYFTEFLVN is encoded by the coding sequence ATGGGTGACCGTGAAGTAGATGAAGAAGAAGGTGGGTTAGCCGAAGGTAGTTCCGCCTCTGCAGGGATGTCCCCCATTGTCAAATGGTTATTGTACATTGCTGCTGCCATTTTCGGGATTATCATTGTAACCGTTATATCGATGTTTGTTGCTCAAAAAACGGCAACAAGTGTGTTTAAACAACAAAAGAATATCTCTCTTGTGAAAGCTCCCCCTCCTTTGGAAGTTTACACATTTCAAGAAGAATTTAGAGTGAATACTTCTGATGTTGGCGAATCACATTTTGTTAAGTTAAAAATGTCTCTTGGATTTGAATCTGGACAACCTGCTCTTTCTGCGGAACTGGCAGCACGTGTGGCTCAAATGCAAAACATCATTAACTTAGTCATTGCAAGAAAAACAAAAGACGATTTAAAATCCATTACCAACCAATTGGATTTACGTGAAGAACTCAAAGCTCACTTAAATCATATTTTGACCAATGGAAAAATCAAAGAGGTTTACTTTACCGAGTTCTTGGTAAACTAG
- a CDS encoding aspartate kinase: MSSKIVVQKYGGTSVGDTTKIQNVAKRIKRYHDEGQKVAVVVSAMGHTTDELVDLADQISKNPPKREMDMLLSTGEQVSIALLAIALNELGVPAQSFTGSQLKILTDGNFSNGKIEMIDRSRIDEAFNKDKVVIVAGFQGIDKDENIVTLGRGGSDTSAVALAAALGADECEIYTDVDGVYTADPRKIPTAKMHKQITYEEMLELASLGAGVLHSRSVELGMNYNVVIHVRSSFHDKPGTLVMSEDKIMEKMKVSGVTAKGDQARVTIADVKDKPGIAAELFTQLSEKDVIVDVIVQSSPRDGINTISFTISKKDIVAAKPIIDAYAKDHGNGKAEIDENISIVSAVGVGMKSHVGVAAKMFQSLAEKNINIEMISTSEIKISCVIKQNQAEDAVKALHTTFIG; this comes from the coding sequence ATGTCATCGAAAATCGTTGTCCAAAAATACGGTGGAACCTCCGTTGGTGACACCACTAAAATCCAAAATGTGGCCAAACGTATCAAACGTTACCACGACGAAGGCCAAAAAGTTGCCGTAGTTGTCTCTGCAATGGGACATACTACAGACGAACTTGTTGATTTGGCTGACCAAATCTCAAAAAATCCGCCGAAACGAGAAATGGATATGTTACTCTCGACGGGTGAACAAGTGTCGATTGCCCTTCTTGCCATTGCACTAAACGAACTCGGAGTGCCTGCTCAGTCCTTTACTGGCTCTCAATTAAAAATCCTTACTGATGGTAATTTTTCTAACGGAAAAATTGAAATGATCGATCGTTCTCGTATCGATGAAGCATTTAACAAAGATAAGGTTGTTATTGTTGCAGGTTTCCAAGGAATTGATAAAGACGAAAATATTGTAACTCTTGGGCGCGGGGGAAGTGATACTTCTGCTGTGGCTCTTGCCGCTGCCCTTGGTGCTGATGAATGTGAAATTTATACGGACGTTGATGGTGTTTACACTGCCGACCCAAGAAAAATTCCAACAGCAAAGATGCACAAACAAATCACTTACGAAGAAATGTTAGAACTCGCAAGTCTTGGTGCTGGAGTTCTTCATTCTCGAAGTGTTGAATTAGGTATGAACTATAACGTGGTCATCCACGTACGATCCAGTTTCCACGACAAACCGGGAACTTTAGTGATGAGTGAGGACAAAATTATGGAAAAAATGAAAGTGAGTGGAGTGACTGCAAAAGGTGACCAAGCCCGAGTGACCATTGCCGATGTAAAAGACAAACCAGGAATTGCTGCCGAGTTATTCACTCAATTGTCAGAAAAAGATGTGATCGTGGATGTGATTGTTCAATCTTCTCCAAGAGATGGAATCAATACCATTTCCTTTACCATTTCCAAAAAAGACATTGTTGCCGCAAAACCAATCATTGATGCCTATGCAAAAGATCATGGAAATGGCAAAGCAGAAATCGATGAAAACATTTCTATCGTTTCCGCAGTTGGTGTTGGTATGAAATCACATGTAGGTGTGGCAGCAAAGATGTTCCAGTCGTTAGCTGAAAAAAACATCAATATTGAAATGATTTCCACATCTGAGATCAAAATTTCCTGCGTCATCAAACAAAACCAAGCGGAAGATGCAGTAAAGGCTTTACATACCACGTTCATCGGGTAA
- a CDS encoding MlaD family protein, whose protein sequence is MKSKKLSKEALTGIIFFSVLVFAFFTTVIEPDRPAKKYPYRLSLFYSRIDGIKEGTEVRILGIQKGFVAHIDSRPLMDVPDRRFLDHNMDHAIELHIALEDPLTLWDNYEVDFQTVTLFSGRIININPGSSDGKRPFFKPTFREGEKIPDYLPSARYFDDFFKATSVTMEENRSDLRQITLDFRSITDKLNHTEGTIPKLLGSTEMYDELLATVKDAEAIGKEGRRYMESSRNLENTMPIPFLITASYYGRTTPITGRRIGPQE, encoded by the coding sequence GTGAAATCAAAAAAGTTATCGAAAGAAGCCCTAACGGGAATCATTTTTTTTTCCGTTTTAGTCTTTGCTTTTTTTACAACCGTCATCGAACCGGATCGTCCTGCCAAAAAATATCCATATCGTTTATCGCTTTTTTACTCTAGAATTGATGGAATCAAAGAAGGAACGGAAGTTAGGATTTTAGGAATCCAAAAAGGTTTTGTTGCCCATATTGATTCTAGGCCTCTAATGGATGTTCCGGATCGCCGATTTCTCGACCATAACATGGATCATGCGATAGAACTTCATATTGCTTTAGAAGATCCCTTAACTCTTTGGGATAATTATGAAGTGGATTTTCAGACTGTAACTTTGTTCTCAGGAAGGATTATCAATATCAATCCTGGTAGTTCGGATGGGAAACGCCCCTTTTTCAAACCAACATTTCGGGAAGGGGAAAAAATTCCGGACTATTTGCCATCGGCTCGGTATTTTGATGATTTTTTTAAAGCTACTTCGGTGACAATGGAAGAAAATCGTTCCGACCTCAGGCAAATCACATTGGATTTTCGTTCGATTACCGATAAATTAAATCATACAGAAGGTACGATTCCGAAATTATTGGGAAGTACAGAAATGTATGATGAACTTCTTGCAACTGTAAAGGACGCAGAAGCCATTGGAAAAGAAGGAAGACGTTATATGGAAAGTTCTCGTAATTTAGAGAACACCATGCCGATTCCATTTTTAATTACAGCATCGTATTACGGACGTACAACGCCAATTACGGGAAGAAGGATTGGACCACAAGAATAA